One genomic window of Cannabis sativa cultivar Pink pepper isolate KNU-18-1 chromosome 2, ASM2916894v1, whole genome shotgun sequence includes the following:
- the LOC115720844 gene encoding peroxidase 60-like: protein MNMNRIMFRVYMGIAIIFMGLSGECYGALKNGYYSLKCMSTTTNRESSGSWTRTRTVTSSVDVEQTVRTAMKQAYNDDASIVAALLRMQFHDCFVKGCDASILIDRNKNGAATEKRAGANLSVRGYEIIDDIKNIFETQCPNVVSCADIITMATRDAVFFSSSGEIDYGVENGRLDGKESKASNVNLPSTKISVSDSIKAFQQKGLGVNDMVYLLGGHSVGVSECTFFEDRLYNFGGSNRADPTMDSSLVSRLKLQCPPGSLSSAFLDQTPRSSMVIDKSFYNQLIMKRGVLAIDQKLANDAQTKSIVSALAKGSVDFRQKFGEAMVKMGRIGVITDATKGEIRKFCRATN from the exons ATGAATATGAATAGAATAATGTTTAGAGTTTATATGGGCATTGCCATAATTTTTATGGGGTTAAGTGGGGAGTGTTATGGTGCTTTGAAGAATGGTTATTACAGCCTAAAATGCATGAGCACCACCACTAATAGGGAAAGCTCGGGTTCATGGACTAGAACCCGAACTGTAACATCATCAGTTGATGTCGAGCAAACTGTCAGAACTGCCATGAAACAAGCTTATAATGATGACGCTAGTATTGTTGCTGCTCTTCTTCGTATGCAGTTTCACGACTGTTTTGTTAAg GGTTGTGATGCTTCAATTCTAATAGATAGAAATAAAAATGGGGCAGCAACAGAGAAAAGAGCAGGTGCAAATCTAAGTGTAAGAGGTTATGAAATTATAGATGATATAAAGAACATTTTTGAGACTCAATGCCCTAATGTTGTCTCTTGTGCTGACATCATCACCATGGCTACAAGAGATGCTGTTTTCTTCTCTAGT AGTGGTGAAATAGATTATGGTGTAGAAAATGGAAGATTAGATGGAAAAGAATCTAAGGCATCAAATGTTAATCTTCCTTCTACTAAAATATCAGTCTCTGACTCTATTAAGGCCTTTCAGCAAAAAGGACTTGGTGTTAATGACATGGTTTATCTTCTTG GCGGTCACTCGGTGGGAGTATCAGAATGCACTTTCTTCGAAGATCGTCTATACAACTTCGGTGGTAGCAACAGAGCTGACCCGACCATGGACTCATCCTTGGTAAGCAGACTCAAGTTGCAATGCCCTCCAGGCTCCCTTAGCAGTGCTTTCTTAGATCAGACACCAAGGAGTTCTATGGTCATAGACAAGTCATTCTACAATCAACTTATAATGAAAAGAGGTGTTCTTGCAATCGACCAAAAGTTAGCCAATGATGCTCAGACCAAGAGCATCGTGTCTGCCCTAGCTAAAGGGTCGGTGGACTTTCGCCAAAAGTTTGGGGAGGCCATGGTCAAGATGGGACGAATTGGAGTCATCACTGATGCTACTAAAGGCGAGATTAGAAAATTTTGTCGAGcaacaaattaa